Proteins encoded together in one Chitinophaga sp. LS1 window:
- a CDS encoding ABC transporter ATP-binding protein, giving the protein MEQPIIEIHGLSKTYGSLKAVDNLNLTIQQGEIFGLLGPNGAGKSTTILMLLGLTEPTAGTAHICGLNASRNPIPVKRKVGYMPDNVGFYNELSALENLKYIGRLNGIPEDEVETAAREMLISVGLEAAIHKKAGTFSRGMKQRLGLADVLIKRPEVIILDEPTLGIDPAGVKDFLELIRRLNQEQGITILLSSHHLHQVQQVCSRVGIFVGGHLLADGSVETLAANLFKADPHVVQVTLQTAAGVSEQDLLQLPGVTKVNIVDAAVEISGQADITPDIVRYFVHKGYDVTGVQKRTYGLDEIYQRYFENNLKENEVQNEKSTGLFQRSFLGRFKKR; this is encoded by the coding sequence ATGGAACAACCAATCATAGAGATACATGGGTTATCCAAAACCTATGGGTCTTTGAAAGCCGTTGATAATCTCAACCTCACCATTCAGCAGGGAGAGATCTTCGGACTGCTGGGACCTAATGGCGCCGGAAAATCTACCACTATATTAATGCTGCTGGGGCTCACAGAGCCTACAGCTGGTACCGCACATATCTGCGGATTGAATGCTTCCCGCAATCCAATTCCCGTAAAGCGAAAGGTGGGTTACATGCCGGACAACGTTGGGTTTTACAACGAACTCTCTGCTCTGGAAAACCTGAAATACATCGGCCGGTTGAATGGCATTCCCGAAGATGAAGTGGAAACTGCTGCCCGGGAAATGCTCATTTCCGTGGGCCTGGAAGCCGCCATTCACAAGAAAGCCGGCACCTTTTCCCGGGGTATGAAACAGCGACTGGGACTGGCAGATGTATTGATCAAACGCCCGGAAGTGATCATTCTCGATGAACCTACTTTGGGAATTGATCCCGCAGGTGTAAAAGATTTTCTGGAACTGATCAGAAGGCTGAACCAGGAGCAGGGCATCACCATCCTCTTATCTTCTCATCACCTGCACCAGGTACAACAGGTATGCAGCAGAGTAGGCATTTTCGTAGGAGGACACCTGTTAGCCGACGGAAGTGTGGAAACACTGGCCGCTAACCTGTTCAAAGCAGATCCGCATGTAGTACAGGTCACGCTGCAAACCGCAGCAGGAGTTTCGGAACAGGACCTGCTGCAATTGCCGGGTGTAACAAAAGTAAACATCGTGGATGCCGCTGTGGAAATTTCCGGGCAGGCAGACATTACCCCCGACATTGTACGATACTTTGTACATAAAGGGTATGATGTAACCGGCGTGCAAAAACGGACGTATGGTCTGGATGAGATTTATCAACGTTATTTTGAAAATAATTTAAAGGAAAACGAGGTACAAAATGAAAAGTCTACTGGCTTATTCCAAAGGTCATTCCTTGGCAGGTTCAAAAAGCGTTAG
- a CDS encoding FUSC family protein, which yields MEITQRQRTLLLYILECVAGTAIGFYLYRVYPTIGAWALISIILVLAPDRKDAMTLAKTRIKANLVGATIGLTIFFIHPVNLLMMCIGVTLSIIACELLKLQPATRSAAIAVLIITMHEPGKYFWDVALERGGGVLAGCVIGMLITWIFHTVIIRSKKVIRKIGK from the coding sequence ATGGAGATTACGCAGCGTCAACGGACTTTATTACTCTACATCCTGGAATGTGTAGCAGGCACGGCGATTGGATTTTACCTGTACCGCGTTTATCCTACCATCGGTGCCTGGGCCCTGATCTCTATTATTCTGGTATTGGCGCCAGACAGGAAAGATGCGATGACACTGGCTAAGACCCGTATCAAGGCGAACCTGGTAGGGGCTACCATTGGATTGACGATCTTCTTTATCCACCCGGTAAATCTGTTGATGATGTGTATAGGAGTCACCCTTTCCATCATCGCCTGTGAATTACTGAAATTACAGCCTGCTACCCGATCGGCGGCAATTGCCGTATTGATCATCACCATGCATGAACCGGGTAAATACTTCTGGGATGTGGCATTGGAGCGGGGAGGCGGGGTATTGGCAGGTTGTGTGATCGGGATGCTCATTACCTGGATCTTTCATACAGTCATTATCCGTTCTAAAAAAGTGATACGAAAAATAGGAAAATGA
- a CDS encoding alpha/beta hydrolase: MRFVTLLLLYCTLGAKAQTIVSHAFGDAHNPAVIFMHGGPGSNAINFESTTAAKLAAQGFYVITYDRRGEGRSVDAKAAYTFQQSYDDLNNLYKQYNVKRATLIGFSFGGIVATGYTAKYPAQVRALVLVSALVDLQETYKTIIASCKKIYTSNNNTAGLKDLTALAKLDSSSIEFRRGCFKQASKNGFFATPNRTPAAQAIYKQLDADTLYQHYANLNNDTPGNEFWKHEKYSTINNLPVLEKIVKQGVPVFAMYGMDDGLYSPGQIDALKAVIGVNHVLYFRDAAHYLYNDQQVHFLGGMLVFLSY; the protein is encoded by the coding sequence ATGAGATTTGTAACTTTACTATTGTTATACTGTACATTGGGTGCAAAGGCCCAAACCATTGTATCCCATGCATTTGGTGATGCGCACAACCCCGCTGTTATTTTTATGCATGGTGGCCCGGGCAGTAATGCTATTAATTTTGAATCTACCACCGCCGCAAAACTCGCAGCACAGGGATTTTATGTGATCACTTACGACCGGAGGGGAGAAGGTCGTTCTGTGGATGCGAAGGCGGCGTATACCTTTCAGCAATCTTATGATGACCTGAATAACCTGTATAAACAATACAATGTGAAAAGAGCGACCCTGATCGGGTTTAGTTTTGGAGGGATCGTAGCTACGGGTTATACGGCAAAATATCCTGCACAGGTGCGGGCATTGGTGCTGGTGAGTGCGCTGGTGGATTTGCAGGAGACATATAAAACAATCATTGCCTCCTGTAAAAAGATATATACTTCCAATAATAATACAGCAGGTTTAAAAGACCTGACCGCATTAGCAAAACTGGATAGTAGTTCCATTGAATTCAGGAGAGGATGTTTTAAACAGGCTTCTAAAAACGGTTTCTTTGCTACACCGAACAGAACGCCTGCTGCACAGGCGATTTATAAACAACTGGATGCGGACACCTTGTACCAGCATTATGCAAACCTGAACAATGATACCCCCGGCAATGAGTTTTGGAAACATGAAAAGTATTCTACCATCAATAACCTGCCTGTTCTCGAAAAAATAGTGAAACAGGGAGTGCCTGTGTTTGCCATGTATGGTATGGATGATGGATTGTATTCACCTGGGCAGATAGATGCACTAAAGGCAGTGATAGGCGTTAATCATGTGCTGTATTTCCGGGATGCGGCGCATTATTTATACAATGATCAGCAGGTGCATTTCCTGGGTGGTATGCTGGTGTTTTTATCATATTAG
- a CDS encoding NEW3 domain-containing protein codes for MSATTTKHQRRMTRSLYLFVLLFSNQVWAQAVNKSSPPFTARLMNIEAAANTTFNYNTKLKNVAPVSRVFQLFAGLPPGWNANFKVEGMSVTSVNIDSNRTADVSIEIVPTLDTKPGKYEIPITALVGSDSLKLNLEAVIKGTYGVTLTTPSGKLSEDVTEGSTKELQLVIKNTGTIALDNLDLSAQNPSQWQLTFAPAKILHLEAGADTTIVATLQVPDKTLAGDYMTNVTVRNNNANAKADFRITVKTSVLTGWLGLVIILIALGAVYFLIRKYGRR; via the coding sequence ATGTCAGCTACTACAACAAAGCATCAGCGCCGGATGACGCGCAGTCTGTATTTATTCGTATTATTATTCAGCAACCAGGTCTGGGCACAAGCAGTCAACAAATCTTCTCCACCGTTCACTGCCAGATTGATGAACATCGAGGCCGCGGCCAACACCACGTTTAACTACAATACCAAACTAAAAAACGTTGCGCCCGTATCCAGGGTATTCCAGCTCTTCGCAGGATTGCCTCCCGGATGGAACGCGAATTTTAAGGTGGAAGGAATGTCGGTGACTTCTGTAAACATTGATTCTAACAGAACCGCAGATGTTTCCATCGAAATCGTTCCTACACTGGATACCAAACCAGGTAAGTACGAAATCCCTATAACCGCACTGGTCGGCTCAGATTCCCTGAAACTAAACCTGGAAGCGGTGATCAAAGGTACCTATGGCGTTACCCTGACCACCCCCAGCGGCAAACTGAGTGAAGATGTAACGGAAGGCAGTACGAAAGAACTGCAACTGGTCATTAAAAACACAGGCACCATCGCACTGGACAACCTGGATCTCTCTGCACAGAATCCGTCTCAATGGCAACTCACCTTTGCGCCTGCTAAGATCCTCCACCTGGAAGCCGGTGCCGACACCACTATCGTAGCGACCCTGCAGGTGCCAGACAAAACACTGGCCGGCGACTACATGACCAACGTTACCGTAAGGAATAACAATGCCAATGCGAAAGCAGATTTTCGTATCACCGTCAAAACTTCTGTATTGACAGGCTGGCTGGGTCTGGTCATTATCCTGATCGCCCTGGGCGCTGTTTATTTCCTTATCCGTAAATATGGCAGGCGATAG
- a CDS encoding NAD(P)-dependent alcohol dehydrogenase → MQNRIVQLDKTGIEALKVGTTSIPQPAAHEVVVNIKAVSLNFLDLMIVKGDFPTGLPFPYTPGCDGAGIVTAVGEKVSEWEVGDRVALTYVQNFLSGDGIPLKDAVRIGWQTQGLMADYVTVPDYGLVKLPDSLSFEEAATMPVAGVTAWEGLINIAKIQLGQTVLVQGTGGVSMFALQIARQAGARVIATTSSDAKAVRLKELGADAVINYNTHPQWQDEVLRLTGGLGADVTLDVGGKDTIRQSLQAVKVNGLVCTAGGLTGSTITLDVYGDLNLNFKRIAGFAVGSRESFKGLLKAGIRPVIDKVFAVEEVERAFRELESGGHFGKLVVSF, encoded by the coding sequence ATGCAAAACAGAATCGTACAGTTAGACAAAACAGGAATTGAAGCACTCAAGGTAGGCACTACAAGCATCCCCCAACCGGCTGCACATGAAGTGGTGGTGAATATTAAAGCAGTATCGCTGAATTTTCTGGACCTCATGATCGTGAAGGGTGACTTCCCGACCGGACTTCCTTTCCCATATACACCTGGTTGCGATGGCGCGGGAATAGTAACAGCAGTGGGTGAAAAGGTGAGTGAATGGGAGGTGGGTGACAGGGTAGCGCTGACCTATGTACAGAATTTTCTTTCAGGGGATGGAATTCCATTAAAAGATGCGGTACGTATTGGCTGGCAGACACAGGGTTTGATGGCGGATTATGTAACAGTGCCTGATTATGGCCTGGTAAAACTCCCCGATTCCCTCTCCTTTGAGGAGGCGGCGACCATGCCGGTAGCAGGGGTGACAGCATGGGAAGGGCTGATCAATATTGCCAAAATACAATTGGGCCAAACGGTGTTGGTACAGGGCACTGGTGGGGTATCGATGTTTGCCTTGCAGATAGCCCGTCAGGCAGGGGCCAGGGTCATAGCAACGACCAGTTCTGATGCGAAGGCTGTTCGGTTAAAAGAATTAGGTGCGGATGCCGTGATCAATTACAACACCCATCCGCAGTGGCAGGACGAGGTGTTAAGACTTACTGGAGGACTCGGGGCAGATGTGACCCTGGATGTAGGCGGTAAGGATACTATTCGTCAATCATTGCAGGCAGTGAAGGTGAATGGACTGGTATGTACTGCCGGTGGTCTGACAGGGTCTACGATTACGCTGGATGTGTATGGAGATCTGAACCTGAATTTTAAGCGGATTGCAGGATTTGCGGTAGGTAGCAGGGAGAGTTTTAAGGGGTTGTTGAAAGCGGGGATCAGGCCAGTGATTGATAAGGTGTTTGCTGTTGAGGAGGTGGAAAGGGCTTTCAGGGAATTGGAAAGCGGTGGACATTTTGGTAAACTGGTGGTGAGTTTCTGA
- the xth gene encoding exodeoxyribonuclease III, which produces MKIATYNVNGVNGHLAVLLRWLTETTPDVVCLQELKAPQEKFPEAAILEAGYTAIWHGQKSWNGVAILSRIGKPEEVRRVLPGDPEDLHSRYIEAVVNGITIACLYLPNGNPAPGPKYDYKLGWFKRLHAHAQELMDSGKPVIILGDYNVIPTEKDVYKPASWVTDALFLPQTREAFELLKSQGWTDALRKLYPEETIYTFYDYFRNAYGRNAGLRIDHFLVSPDVEKRLISGGVDKEVRGWEKTSDHCPVWITITD; this is translated from the coding sequence ATGAAAATAGCTACTTATAATGTGAATGGGGTGAATGGCCACCTGGCAGTATTACTCCGCTGGTTGACAGAAACAACGCCGGATGTGGTGTGCTTGCAGGAGCTGAAAGCGCCACAGGAAAAGTTTCCGGAAGCCGCGATCCTCGAAGCAGGATATACCGCCATCTGGCACGGACAAAAGAGCTGGAATGGGGTGGCAATCCTGTCTCGCATCGGCAAACCTGAAGAAGTAAGAAGAGTGTTGCCCGGTGATCCTGAAGATCTGCATAGCCGGTATATAGAAGCTGTTGTAAATGGTATCACCATTGCATGTTTGTATCTGCCAAATGGAAACCCGGCTCCGGGACCAAAGTATGATTATAAGTTAGGATGGTTCAAGCGGCTGCATGCACATGCACAGGAATTGATGGACAGTGGTAAACCTGTGATTATACTCGGTGATTACAATGTGATCCCTACGGAGAAAGATGTATATAAACCTGCCAGCTGGGTCACTGATGCGCTCTTTTTGCCACAAACCCGTGAAGCGTTTGAGCTACTGAAGTCGCAGGGGTGGACAGATGCATTACGGAAATTATACCCGGAAGAAACCATCTATACCTTTTACGATTATTTCCGTAATGCGTATGGTAGAAATGCGGGTTTAAGAATAGATCATTTTTTGGTGAGTCCGGATGTAGAAAAACGATTGATATCCGGCGGCGTGGATAAGGAAGTGAGGGGATGGGAGAAGACAAGCGACCACTGTCCGGTATGGATTACAATAACAGACTAA
- a CDS encoding antibiotic biosynthesis monooxygenase: protein MIARTPTPPYYAVIFTSLRTEVEEGYKDTATLMVELAQAQPGYLGVESARDGVGITVSYWESLEAIRNWKQQADHLIAQQLGREKWYAQYKTRICLVERDYGFDKE, encoded by the coding sequence ATGATAGCCCGTACACCCACACCACCCTACTACGCAGTTATATTTACATCACTCAGAACGGAGGTAGAAGAAGGTTACAAAGACACCGCTACCCTGATGGTAGAACTGGCGCAGGCACAGCCAGGATATTTGGGCGTGGAGTCTGCACGCGATGGAGTGGGCATTACCGTTTCTTATTGGGAGAGCCTGGAAGCGATCCGTAACTGGAAGCAACAGGCGGATCACCTGATTGCGCAGCAGCTGGGGCGGGAGAAATGGTATGCGCAGTATAAGACGAGGATTTGCCTGGTAGAAAGAGATTATGGTTTTGATAAAGAATAA
- a CDS encoding winged helix-turn-helix transcriptional regulator: MYTRKIPRLYNCSLEVTMEVMGGKWKPFIICYLQQGPKRPSELLKMINGASKRVISQQLKELEDHEIVAKNVYAEVPLRTEYYLTDFGKELLPVVLMMEQWGRKYQPHLENKRTA, translated from the coding sequence ATGTATACAAGGAAAATCCCCCGTTTATATAATTGTTCGCTGGAAGTGACGATGGAAGTAATGGGCGGAAAATGGAAGCCGTTTATCATCTGTTACCTGCAGCAGGGTCCAAAACGCCCCAGTGAACTGCTCAAAATGATCAATGGCGCCAGCAAACGGGTGATCAGTCAGCAGCTGAAAGAGCTGGAAGACCATGAAATTGTCGCTAAGAACGTGTATGCCGAAGTGCCGCTGCGTACGGAATACTACCTGACCGACTTCGGAAAGGAGCTGTTACCCGTCGTATTGATGATGGAGCAATGGGGTAGAAAGTATCAGCCGCACCTGGAAAATAAGCGGACTGCCTGA
- a CDS encoding family 43 glycosylhydrolase — translation MKRTLLLLGLSVLTLLHGCTKPESEQRLSGSSTFKAVTAASTSVIFTNPLPSLDNGSYYDPWVINIGGYFYYCGSDGGRLWITKSATLENLLQQTKTYIFTPPSGTGYSGELWAPELHYLNGKWYVYFAADDGTNANHRMYVLEGGTDASNPLNGTYSYKTKLNATTDRWAIDGHPFVYNSQLYFVWSGWEGTTNVSQYLYIAKMSNPYTIDGERVEISRPDYSWEQVGTPTVNEGPTSLISGSTVNIIYSASGSWTNDYCLGRITCTNGNLLSKASWTKNSTAVFSKFGNVYGPGHASFVKSPDNIQNWIVYHAANSDGSGWDRRVMAQQFSWIGDVPFFGYPIEKGIPVPAPSIGPAYAMPIANGTYRIKSKVTSQCVDVPNAASTAGLQIQEYTDNGTNAQKWVFTSLGNGYYTITSVASGLNLDNAGASTAAGNILIQWTDNGNEAQHWRVQDMGGGYYKLINQRSLLALNVPYSNQTPGTKLEQWYENQYDAELWQIIP, via the coding sequence ATGAAAAGAACCCTTCTGCTACTTGGCCTATCCGTGCTCACACTCCTGCACGGCTGTACAAAGCCAGAATCTGAGCAAAGACTATCAGGTTCCTCCACGTTTAAAGCTGTCACCGCCGCCAGCACTTCGGTCATCTTTACAAATCCTTTACCATCACTCGACAACGGTAGTTACTACGATCCATGGGTGATTAACATCGGCGGGTATTTTTATTATTGTGGTTCCGACGGCGGGCGTTTATGGATTACAAAGTCGGCTACACTCGAAAACCTTTTACAGCAGACAAAGACTTACATTTTCACACCACCATCCGGCACGGGATATAGCGGGGAGCTCTGGGCGCCTGAGCTGCATTACCTGAATGGCAAATGGTATGTATACTTTGCTGCAGATGATGGTACAAATGCCAACCACCGTATGTATGTACTGGAAGGTGGTACGGATGCCAGCAATCCATTGAACGGCACCTACAGCTACAAGACGAAGCTGAATGCCACTACTGATCGTTGGGCAATAGACGGCCATCCGTTTGTATACAACAGTCAGTTGTATTTTGTATGGTCAGGATGGGAAGGTACGACGAACGTATCCCAGTACCTCTACATCGCGAAGATGAGTAACCCTTATACCATCGATGGGGAGAGGGTGGAAATATCCCGACCAGATTATTCATGGGAGCAGGTAGGCACACCTACGGTGAATGAAGGGCCTACTTCCCTGATCAGCGGCAGCACGGTGAACATTATTTATTCTGCAAGTGGCAGCTGGACGAATGATTATTGTTTGGGACGGATCACCTGTACAAACGGGAACCTGTTGTCCAAAGCTTCCTGGACAAAAAATTCAACGGCTGTATTTTCTAAGTTCGGGAATGTGTATGGTCCGGGTCATGCTTCTTTTGTGAAGTCACCGGATAATATCCAGAACTGGATCGTGTACCATGCGGCAAACAGTGATGGCAGTGGATGGGATAGAAGAGTGATGGCGCAGCAGTTTAGCTGGATAGGAGATGTACCTTTCTTTGGGTATCCGATAGAAAAAGGGATACCGGTACCTGCGCCTTCAATCGGACCTGCTTATGCAATGCCCATTGCGAATGGCACTTACCGGATCAAATCAAAAGTGACTTCACAGTGTGTGGATGTACCGAATGCCGCTTCTACAGCTGGTTTACAGATCCAGGAGTATACGGATAACGGAACGAATGCACAGAAGTGGGTGTTTACCTCATTGGGCAATGGGTATTATACTATTACAAGTGTGGCGTCAGGGTTGAACCTGGATAATGCAGGTGCGTCTACAGCTGCGGGGAATATTCTGATACAGTGGACGGACAATGGGAATGAGGCGCAGCATTGGAGAGTACAGGATATGGGTGGTGGATATTATAAACTCATCAATCAAAGGAGTTTGCTGGCGCTAAATGTACCGTATAGTAACCAGACCCCGGGTACGAAATTGGAGCAGTGGTATGAGAATCAGTATGACGCGGAGTTGTGGCAGATCATACCATAA
- a CDS encoding ABC transporter permease: MVKKEVADQVHSWRFIIMALLILLTWIGSMYVSLSNIRAAMENVREHDTVYFYLKLLTTTDRSLPPFHVFIGFLGPLLGIALGFDAINAEQSNGTLIRLMAQPVYRDSLLNAKFTASLIVVSILFFSLNMLMVGGGMLITGVHIEGAEFVRILCFVVLSVIYVAFWLNLSILLSVKFRQSATSALTAIAIWLFFTVFYPILVQIILKGILPDPNSLSPEQMVIYNQIRHNFLLVVPGQMYADGTTTLLMPVVRSMGPLSMEQMAMAVPSPLPLRESLLITWPQVSGLIAATVACFAVSYWLFMRREIRT; the protein is encoded by the coding sequence ATGGTAAAAAAGGAGGTGGCTGACCAGGTGCATAGCTGGCGGTTCATCATTATGGCCCTGTTGATCCTGCTCACCTGGATAGGATCGATGTATGTTTCGTTGTCCAATATCAGGGCGGCGATGGAGAATGTACGGGAGCATGATACCGTGTATTTTTACCTGAAATTACTGACTACAACAGACCGGTCATTACCACCATTTCATGTATTCATCGGTTTCTTAGGACCTTTGCTGGGCATTGCATTAGGCTTTGATGCGATCAATGCTGAGCAGAGCAATGGTACGCTGATCCGGTTGATGGCGCAACCTGTTTACAGAGATTCGTTGTTGAATGCAAAATTCACCGCTTCACTGATCGTAGTGAGTATCCTGTTCTTTTCGCTGAACATGCTGATGGTAGGCGGGGGCATGCTGATCACCGGCGTACACATAGAAGGCGCTGAGTTTGTACGCATACTTTGCTTTGTAGTATTGAGTGTAATTTATGTGGCGTTCTGGCTGAACCTCTCCATTCTATTATCAGTGAAGTTTAGGCAATCGGCTACTTCGGCATTGACAGCGATTGCCATCTGGTTGTTCTTTACGGTGTTTTATCCTATCCTGGTACAGATTATCCTAAAAGGCATTTTGCCTGATCCGAATAGTCTGAGTCCGGAGCAAATGGTGATCTACAACCAGATCAGGCACAACTTCCTGCTTGTGGTACCAGGTCAGATGTATGCAGATGGAACGACAACGTTGTTAATGCCGGTGGTAAGGAGTATGGGACCTTTGTCGATGGAACAGATGGCGATGGCGGTGCCGTCACCCTTGCCATTGAGAGAGAGTCTGTTGATCACATGGCCGCAGGTAAGTGGGCTGATAGCGGCTACCGTGGCTTGCTTTGCCGTGTCTTACTGGTTGTTTATGAGAAGAGAAATCAGAACTTAA